One genomic window of Branchiostoma lanceolatum isolate klBraLanc5 chromosome 5, klBraLanc5.hap2, whole genome shotgun sequence includes the following:
- the LOC136434427 gene encoding thiamine transporter 2-like, which yields MERATILLCLFGFFKELRPSEPFLTPYLKGPDKNLTEEQVTNEVLPVWTYTYFPTLLVVFLLTDYLRYKPVIVFEGLTLILTWVILVWGQGVALMQVMQVTYGLSTAAEIGYFSYIYSVVPRDRYRKVTGYNRSVVLVGRFAASVIAQALISTKLVGYFALNCFSLGSVSVAFLIGFTLPTAKRSLFFHKDAANPEQLLNTDNIAEKGSLQDARLCEGRGGALDSMPGSRRESITETPDKSGSEDTFLCIRDDTTASTDNKGTVQDCQPKAPTTALRTRPQREGQFVWLTTLRQLGQSLMDAYRSEALLAWSVWWAFAKCGNSQVGNYVQNLWDMISPSSQHNVYNGAVEAATMLAGALVSLLMGHVKLNWSVIGDAVLGVVSLGMAALLFVMATTNNIWVCYVCYVVYRTSYQALITIATFEVAKNLDKSLYALLFGMNTFVALALQTLLTAVVVDRRVLATPVQAQYTVYGGYFSAIAAAYLLKSVVTCAHRGWRETWRSACVNTTDEDEISEGT from the exons ATGGAGAGAGCGACAATACTTCTTTGTCTGTTTGGCTTCTTTAAGGAACTGCGACCGTCAGAGCCATTCCTGACCCCATACCTTAAG GGACCAGACAAGAACCTGACAGAGGAACAAGTAACCAATGAGGTCCTGCCAGTGTGGACGTACACGTACTTCCCAACGTTGCTGGTCGTGTTCCTGCTGACGGACTACCTGCGGTACAAGCCTGTCATCGTGTTCGAGGGTCTGACCCTCATCCTGACCTGGGTCATCCTGGTGTGGGGTCAGGGGGTCGCGCTGATGCAGGTCATGCAG GTCACCTACGGTCTGTCCACCGCCGCCGAGATCGGTTACTTCTCCTACATCTACTCCGTGGTACCGCGGGACAGATACCGCAAGGTCACCGGTTACAACCGGAGCGTCGTGTTGGTGGGGAGGTTTGCAGCGTCCGTCATTGCCCAGGCGCTGATCTCGACGAAACTGGTGGGTTATTTCGCCCTGAACTGTTTTTCCCTCGGAAGTGTCAGCGTGGCGTTCCTCATCGGTTTCACCCTCCCCACTGCGAAGAGGAGTCTGTTCTTTCACAAGGATGCGGCAAACCCTGAACAACTCCTAAACACTGATAACATTGCTGAAAAGGGCAGTTTGCAAGACGCAAGACTGTGTGAAGGCCGTGGTGGTGCATTAGATTCAATGCCTGGAAGCAGACGAGAATCGATAACAGAAACTCCAGACAAATCCGGTAGCGAAGATACTTTCCTCTGCATACGAGATGACACCACAGCTTCCACTGACAACAAGGGGACTGTGCAAGATTGTCAACCTAAGGCCCCTACAACAGCTCTAAGAACAAGACCACAGCGTGAGGGTCAGTTTGTGTGGCTGACCACCTTGCGGCAGCTTGGCCAGAGCCTGATGGACGCCTACCGGTCAGAGGCGCTGCTGGCGTGGTCAGTCTGGTGGGCATTCGCCAAGTGCGGGAATTCACAG GTGGGGAACTATGTGCAGAACCTGTGGGACATGATCAGCCCCTCCAGTCAGCACAATGTCTATAACGGCGCGGTGGAGGCTGCAACCATGTTGGCAG GTGCCCTCGTGTCGCTGCTGATGGGCCATGTGAAGCTGAACTGGTCCGTAATTGGAGACGCGGTGCTGGGAGTCGTCTCGCTGGGGATGGCCGCCCTTCTGTTCGTCATGGCAACCACAAACAACATCTGGGTCTGCTACGTCTGCTACGTGGTCTACAGAACATCCTACCAGGCGCTCATCACTATAGCAAC GTTCGAGGTTGCTAAGAACCTGGACAAGTCCCTGTACGCCCTGCTGTTCGGTATGAACACCTTCGTGGCCCTGGCCCTGCAGACCCTGCTGACAGCTGTGGTGGTGGACAGGAGAGTACTGGCTACACCTGTACAAGCACAG